ATGTACGGTTTCAAGTGCTCCAATCCCGACCAGTCCACTTCCTGCAGGTTGAATTCCTCAAAAATACGCACCCAGTTCTGGTGGCGTTCTTCTACCGAGTGATTCGGGTTTTCATACACCCAGTGCTGGAATTTATCAATGGTGGCCACCCACGGAAACGTCTCCAAAACGCCTTCTAAATGCTGACGTTTGGCGCGCACCAGGTCCTGCTGATTCGGGAAGAATACATCCCAATGGTCCAGCGTGAGCAATTCCATGGACATAGACGCCAATTCTGCCACTTCAGACGGTGGGTGTTTGGCAGAATTCAAGGGCAACTCACGGGTTAAGAAAGAATGCACGGCGTGGCCGCCTTCATGCAGCAAAGTCACCACATCGCGCAGCGAAGAAGTGGCATTCATGAAGATAAACGGCACGCCAATTTCATCTAGTGGGTAATTATAACCGCCCGGCGCTTTCCCTTTTCTTGATTCCAAATCCAGATGGCCCATTTCGCGCATGGTCACCAGACAGTCGCCTAAGAATGAGTCTAAGTGGTAGAAAATGTCAATGGTTTTGGAAAGCAGTTCCTCGCCGGTTTTGAACGGTTCCAAGGGCGGCAACAGGCTTGGGTCCACGTCCATGTCCCATGGCTTGAGCGTGTCCAGGTTCAGTTTTTCTTTGTGGGCGCGGTCTATCTGTTTGGTCACCGGCACCACTTTTTCTTTGATGGCTTGGTGAAACGAAAACGTGTCCTCGGGGCCGTAATCAAACCGGCCCAGCGCCGCGAACATGTAATCTCTGAAGTTAGCGAAACCTGCGTTCACGGCCACTTGGTGGCGCAGCTGAATCAGTTCGGTGTAAAGGTCGTCTAGCTTGTCTTTGTCTTCCAGACGACGATTTTGAATAGCCAGGTAGGCTTGTTCCCGCACGGCGCGGTCGGTTTGCTTGAGGCGGTCGGCGGCGCGTTGCAGGGTCATTTCCTCGCCGTCCAGGGTCACCATCATGGCCCCGGCAATGGAGCCGTATTGCTGCTGTTTGGTGCTGATTTCGGTCTGCAGCGGAATATTCTCTTCCCGGAACAACTCAATGGCCCGGCGCACGCCCCGCAGGTAGATGCGGTATTTTTGCTCGTCTAGCCCCTGCGCGAACTCTGAGGAAACCAGCTTGTGGTTGAAGGCGTCATCATACGGCGAGGCCTTCGGCTCAATCTCGGTCACGAAGAACTGGAAGGCCTCAGTGAGCGCTTCGTTCTGCGTGTCACAGGTCATCTTGATGTAGCGCCAGGCCAGGTTCTCAGAGAGCACGCTCTCCAGTTCGCTGCGGTCGGCAATCCAGCGCTCCAGTTCTGCCAGTGAGTTGAGTTGGCGGTTCTTCAGTTCCTCAAAAATAGGCTCCAAAGAGGCCCAGTCCTGCACTTCAAAGGTGTCTGGCAAATAGGTTCTGGGTTTGCGGGTGGGCAGCGCCAGGGGTGGGGACGTGTTTTCCATAAAAGTGGTCACAGAAGATTATCCTATCTCAATCACCACGCCGGCGGTGAGCGGATGGCCTACACAATTCAAGACATAGCCTTGGTCAATCTCAGAATCAGAAAGCCCTTCGCGCTCGTCTAGGTGCACGCGGCCGCTCAGGCATTTTCCGCGGCAGGCGGTACACAGACCGGCCTGGCAAGAGTACGGCAAATCAATATCGGCGCGCAGGCCGGCTTCTAAAATCGTCTCGTCGGGGTTCACCTCTACTTGGTGCTCTTTGCCTTCATAGATGATGGTCACGGTGCGGGTGATGATTTCGTTGGATTCCTCAGAAGAAACATCGGCGCCGTGGTCTTCCACGGTGGTAGGCGCGGTGAAGCTTTCTTTGAACACGTTGGTGGCGGGAACGCGCATGAACTGCAGGGCGTCACGCACCTCGTTCATCATGCCTTCGGGGCCGCACATGTAGAAACTTTCCTGGGTATAGCCGTCCACTTTCAGGTTTTCCAGCAGTTGCAGGACCATGGTGCGGTCCAACAGGCCGATGTTTTCCTGCGTCTCGGTGGCATCTGCGATGGCCTCGTTGAAGACATGCACCAATTTCAGGCGGTCTGGGAATTGCTGCTCCAGTTGCGCCAGCGCATCTTTGAAGATAACCGAATCCAAGTTTCGGTTGCCGTAGATTAACGTAATGCGGCTCTGCGGCTCGTCTTTCAGTACGCTTTTGGTCATGGACATTAACGGCGTGATGCCGCTGCCGCCGCCAAAGAAAAAGAAGTGGCGCTTCTGGCCCGCATCGGCTTTCAGCACGAAGTTCCCCAGCGGGGCCATCACTTCAATCTGCTGCCCTACTTTCACGGTATCTGCCAGGTAGTTAGACACCAACCCGCCCTCCACACGCTTGACCGTCACTGAGAAATATGGCTCCTCGGGCGTGCTGCACAAAGAGTACGAGCGTCTTACTTTTTTACCATCAATGGGGATGATTAAAGTAAGGAACTGGCCCGGAATATAGGGAATGCTTTTCTTGTCTGGGTGGTCTAGGTGAAGGGTGATGGCATCGGCGGTTTCCTGGGTGATGTCCACCACGTTCATATTGAAATACGCGTTACTCATAGTTCTGTAGGCTAAAACAAAAGCTTGTGGTTTTTGCTAAACTGGTTTAAGTCGGGAAAGTTACGATATTTAAGGTTGGCGTGTCATATGGTGGGCCAAAAAACTATCAAGCGTTAGCTTTTTTGTATCTTGCTCGCTGTTAACCCGCTGCCTTTACCGTTTCTGGCCTCTAAAATGGAAATAGCCCCAAAACTGGAAAACTTACTCAGGAATTACACTGGCCACCTGGCCCCCATCCTGGACCACGACCTCAACACCCCAGACGTAACCCGGCTTGATTTCACCGCGGCCAATGCCCAACTCCTGGAAACCGACCTGCGGGACACGGCGGCGTTTGAAGTATTTGTAAACCAGATGCTTGCTGAGAAAAACGCCACCGTGGGTGTGGGCGGCTACTTTGAGAACCGGGTCATTTACCGCCGAAGCGAGCATTTTGACGGTTCCCAACAAGCCCGCACCCTGCACTTGGGCGTTGACATCTGGGCACCGGCCTTAATTCCCATTTACACGCCGCTGGCAGGCAAAGTCCATAGTTTTCAGGACAACAACAATTTTGGCGACTACGGCCCTACCATCATTCTGGAACATGAACTGGAAGGCATCACATTTTACACGCTGTACGGGCACTTGAGCAGAACTTCTTTGGACGGCCTTTTTGTAGGAAAAGAATTAGCTGCCGGAGAACGCGTGGCCTTCATGGGACCTTACCCAGAAAACGGTGACTGGCCGCCGCACCTGCATTTCCAATTGATGACCGACATGCTGGGAAAAACCGGTGATTTCCCTGGCGTGTGCTCCCTTGCTGAAGAGACGGCCTTCCGGAAGATTTGCCTGGACCCCAACCTATTGCTGCGGTGCAAACTTCTGGCGTAACCATGCGAGAGAGCGTGAAACTGCTTTTGCTATTTTTGGCGCTGTCCTTGGTGATTCTGGTAAGGGTGGCGGTGGAAGAAAACGGGTATACCACACCAGACTCTTCCCATTACGCGGGCGCAGGCCAGGCCTTGGCAGATACGGGACAATTGGTGCATATCAATGGCGGCAAAACCATTGTCTTCACCATCTGGCCGCTAGGTTACCCCTTGTCTATTGCCACGGTGGCCAAACTCACTGGTATTTCGGCGTTCTGGAGTGCCAAACTGGTCAATTTAGCCTGGATTGGGTT
This region of Rufibacter sp. LB8 genomic DNA includes:
- a CDS encoding M3 family oligoendopeptidase, producing the protein MENTSPPLALPTRKPRTYLPDTFEVQDWASLEPIFEELKNRQLNSLAELERWIADRSELESVLSENLAWRYIKMTCDTQNEALTEAFQFFVTEIEPKASPYDDAFNHKLVSSEFAQGLDEQKYRIYLRGVRRAIELFREENIPLQTEISTKQQQYGSIAGAMMVTLDGEEMTLQRAADRLKQTDRAVREQAYLAIQNRRLEDKDKLDDLYTELIQLRHQVAVNAGFANFRDYMFAALGRFDYGPEDTFSFHQAIKEKVVPVTKQIDRAHKEKLNLDTLKPWDMDVDPSLLPPLEPFKTGEELLSKTIDIFYHLDSFLGDCLVTMREMGHLDLESRKGKAPGGYNYPLDEIGVPFIFMNATSSLRDVVTLLHEGGHAVHSFLTRELPLNSAKHPPSEVAELASMSMELLTLDHWDVFFPNQQDLVRAKRQHLEGVLETFPWVATIDKFQHWVYENPNHSVEERHQNWVRIFEEFNLQEVDWSGLEHLKPYIWQKQLHLYEVPFYYVEYAMAQLGAIAVWKRYKEEPVAALQGYKDALSLGYTATISEIYAAAGIRFDFSPEYIQNLVDFVKDELAKLD
- a CDS encoding ferredoxin--NADP reductase, whose amino-acid sequence is MSNAYFNMNVVDITQETADAITLHLDHPDKKSIPYIPGQFLTLIIPIDGKKVRRSYSLCSTPEEPYFSVTVKRVEGGLVSNYLADTVKVGQQIEVMAPLGNFVLKADAGQKRHFFFFGGGSGITPLMSMTKSVLKDEPQSRITLIYGNRNLDSVIFKDALAQLEQQFPDRLKLVHVFNEAIADATETQENIGLLDRTMVLQLLENLKVDGYTQESFYMCGPEGMMNEVRDALQFMRVPATNVFKESFTAPTTVEDHGADVSSEESNEIITRTVTIIYEGKEHQVEVNPDETILEAGLRADIDLPYSCQAGLCTACRGKCLSGRVHLDEREGLSDSEIDQGYVLNCVGHPLTAGVVIEIG
- a CDS encoding peptidoglycan DD-metalloendopeptidase family protein codes for the protein MEIAPKLENLLRNYTGHLAPILDHDLNTPDVTRLDFTAANAQLLETDLRDTAAFEVFVNQMLAEKNATVGVGGYFENRVIYRRSEHFDGSQQARTLHLGVDIWAPALIPIYTPLAGKVHSFQDNNNFGDYGPTIILEHELEGITFYTLYGHLSRTSLDGLFVGKELAAGERVAFMGPYPENGDWPPHLHFQLMTDMLGKTGDFPGVCSLAEETAFRKICLDPNLLLRCKLLA